The genomic DNA GTAAAAAATAAAATTAAAATGTGTGGTAGTGAAAATAAGGGATTGTAAAGGGGTGACAATGTGATTTTAACAGTAACCTTAAATCCTTCTATAGATAGAAGATATTTTGTAAAGGATTTTCATAAAGATAAAGTATTCAGAACAAATGAAGTGCAATATACTCCAGGAGGTAAAGGTTTAAATGTATCAAGAGTAATAAATAAATTTAAGGAGCCAGTAATAGCTACAGGAGTTTTAGGAGGATTAAGTGGTCAGTTTATAATTGAAAAGTTAGATGAATTAGAAATAGAAAATGACTTTGTAAAAATAAAAGCCAATACTAGGAGTTGCATAGCTATACTTTCAGATGATGAAAGTCAAACAGAGATTCTTGAACCAGGCCCTAAAATTTCTCAAAATGAATTAGGTGACTTTTATAAAACTTATGAAAAGCTGGTGGATAAAAGTGAAATCATCTGTGGTTCAGGAAGCATTCCTCAAAATGCACCAGTAGACATTTATAAAAGATTAATAGAAATTGCAAGAGAAAAAAATAAAAAGTTTATTTTAGATACTAGTGGAGAAACTTTAAGAGAAGGTATAAAAGCATCACCTTATATGATTAAACCCAATGAAGAAGAATTGGAAAGTATAATAGGCCATTCTATTAATACAGAAAGAGAGCTTCTAGAAGCTATAAAGGGTATACAAGAATATGGTGTAAAATTAATAATTGTATCCCTAGGAGCTGAAGGATCAGTAGTATGTTATGAAGATAAAACATATAAAGTCGAGGCGCCTAAAATTAAAGCTATAAATCCAGTGGGTTCAGGAGACTCAATGGTTGCAGGTATTGCAGTAGGATTGAGTAGAGGCTATGATTTTGAGAAGATGATAAAACTCGCTACATCTTGTGGAACAGCCAATGCAATGGAAAAAGAAACAGGCAAAGTAAATATTAACAATGTAGAAAAACTGATGGAAGAAGTAAAAATGGTAAGAATAGGATAAAAACTGAGTCACTCAGGACCGTCCCTACTGACTCAAAATTTGAGTCACCGGGGACGGTCCTTACTGACTCACAAAGTGAGTCATTTAAGACCGTCCCTACTGACTCATTCTAAACTAAGTAATCCCTTAGGACATTTATTTATACAAGTAGAACATTTAATACATGTTTCATTATTAAATTGATTATTTTTATTAAACTCTTTATGAGGTGTTAGTTGCATTGGACAAACTCTAGAACATAGTCCACAAGATAAACATAAGTCTTTATCGGAAATTGTAACTTTCACATCTGTTTTTTTATTGATACCTATTAACTTACCTATCTTATATCCTATAGTTTGCATCGTACCCATTGGACAAATTTGGCACCAAGATCTAGGAGTGTTAATAATACTTAAGCTTCCTCCAACAATAAGAACCATTAAATAGCTACTTACAAAAACTAATCCTAACTTATCCCAAAAAGCTTCAGTACCTTTATAAGAAAAGACTTGGATAAATTTTTTAGTCATATTTATACCAAAGAATAAAAATACTGTAATAATCATTATTTTAGATTTTAAAGCTTTAAAAATCATTCCGTTCTTACTTATAGGTAATAAAAACTTATCAAAGAAACTTCCATGAGCACAAAAATTTCCACACCAATAACGACCTCTAAAAATAGACATTATTGTTAATGATAACATTATAGGTATAACTAAAAGGCCTAATTTAGGGTACCAAATGCCGCCCATAGCAACTAATACAGTTAAAATCCATGCATATTCTCTAACTTTTGTAAATATACGATTAGTCTTAATATTATAATTCTCCAATAGAAATCCTCCCTTAAAACATTTAAATACCCCATGGGGGTATATGTTAATTTATTATATTCAAATAGAATTGTTTTGTCAACAGATATAGA from Tissierellales bacterium includes the following:
- the pfkB gene encoding 1-phosphofructokinase; the encoded protein is MILTVTLNPSIDRRYFVKDFHKDKVFRTNEVQYTPGGKGLNVSRVINKFKEPVIATGVLGGLSGQFIIEKLDELEIENDFVKIKANTRSCIAILSDDESQTEILEPGPKISQNELGDFYKTYEKLVDKSEIICGSGSIPQNAPVDIYKRLIEIAREKNKKFILDTSGETLREGIKASPYMIKPNEEELESIIGHSINTERELLEAIKGIQEYGVKLIIVSLGAEGSVVCYEDKTYKVEAPKIKAINPVGSGDSMVAGIAVGLSRGYDFEKMIKLATSCGTANAMEKETGKVNINNVEKLMEEVKMVRIG
- a CDS encoding 4Fe-4S binding protein; the encoded protein is MENYNIKTNRIFTKVREYAWILTVLVAMGGIWYPKLGLLVIPIMLSLTIMSIFRGRYWCGNFCAHGSFFDKFLLPISKNGMIFKALKSKIMIITVFLFFGINMTKKFIQVFSYKGTEAFWDKLGLVFVSSYLMVLIVGGSLSIINTPRSWCQICPMGTMQTIGYKIGKLIGINKKTDVKVTISDKDLCLSCGLCSRVCPMQLTPHKEFNKNNQFNNETCIKCSTCINKCPKGLLSLE